The following coding sequences lie in one Arabidopsis thaliana chromosome 3, partial sequence genomic window:
- the NTMC2T6.2 gene encoding Calcium-dependent lipid-binding (CaLB domain) family protein (NTMC2T6.2; LOCATED IN: chloroplast; CONTAINS InterPro DOMAIN/s: C2 membrane targeting protein (InterPro:IPR018029), C2 calcium/lipid-binding domain, CaLB (InterPro:IPR008973), C2 calcium-dependent membrane targeting (InterPro:IPR000008); BEST Arabidopsis thaliana protein match is: Calcium-dependent lipid-binding (CaLB domain) family protein (TAIR:AT1G53590.1); Has 4051 Blast hits to 3547 proteins in 247 species: Archae - 0; Bacteria - 2; Metazoa - 2246; Fungi - 503; Plants - 944; Viruses - 0; Other Eukaryotes - 356 (source: NCBI BLink).) has translation MRLRKKLQFEERKQANQRRVLSDSESVRWLNHAVERIWPICMEQIASQKILRPIIPWFLDKYRPWTAKKVVIQHLYLGRNPPLLTDIRVLRQSTGDDHLVLELGMNFLTADDMSAILAVKLRKRLGFGMWTKLHLTGMHVEGKVLIGVKFLRRWPFLGRLRVCFAEPPYFQMTVKPITTHGLDVAVLPGIAGWLDKLLSVAFEQTLVEPNMLVVDMEKFVSPESGDNWFFVDEKEPVAHALVEVVEACDVKPSDLNGLADPYVKGQLGAYRFKTKILWKTLAPKWQEEFKIPICTWDSANILNIEVQDKDRFSDDSLGDCSVNIAEFRGGQRNDMWLPLQNIKMGRLHLAITVLEDEAKLNDDPFEGVTICKEDMWASFASDVTNKGSFSSVVSDKSPRVPDNMEPINIEGQEETGIWVHQPGTEVSQIWEPRKGKSRCLDNKIQCAGSVRSTASTSPNNESSSTDKNQEGKSEMKSVGWGLKKIGLVFHKNGKKEECHHTGSIEEDIRSPRINLKALNQKDVGVKFIVEDRLSGPLTGRSPKGESFDSEDSQHKRHMKDVAKSILKHAEKSARHLKHAFSHKGSRKSRDDECSTVSEQDSECLSETSDDKSAFSNVQDLGTLRRAKLEGKTVKAGEDDNVNTSANSKDDSKNKETKKNLANLETTYSDARNSFAGAEKVTTPKNRKGIIGK, from the exons ATGAGATTGAGGAAGAAATTGCAGTTTGAAGAGAGGAAGCAAGCTAACCAGAGACGT GTTCTATCTGATTCTGAATCGGTGCGGTGGTTGAATCATGCCGTGGAGAGGATATGGCCTATTTGTATGGAACAGATTGCTTCTCAGAAGATTCTTCGTCCGATCATACCTTGGTTCTTGGACAAGTATAGACCTTGGACTGCG AAAAAAGTTGTGATACAACACCTTTATTTGGGAAGAAACCCTCCTTTGTTGACAGATATTAGGGTTCTACGGCAATCTACGGGTGATGATCACTTG GTACTGGAACTTGGAATGAATTTCCTCACAGCAGATGATATGAGCGCAATACTCGCTGTGAAGTTAAGAAAAAGACTTGGGTTTGGAATGTGGACAAAGTTGCATTTGACAGGAATGCATGTTGAAGGAAAG GTGTTGATTGGAGTGAAGTTCCTTCGTCGATGGCCTTTTCTCGGGCGTTTACGAGTGTGTTTTGCAGAGCCACCTTATTTCCAAATGACTGTTAAACCAATTACCACTCATGGACTTGATGTTGCTGTGCTTCCAGGGATTGCAGGATGGCTA GACAAACTTTTGTCTGTTGCATTTGAGCAGACTCTTGTTGAG CCAAATATGCTGGTAGTTGATATGGAGAAATTTGTTAGCCCAGAGTCAGGAG ATAATTGGTTCTTTGTTGATGAGAAAGAACCAGTAGCACACGCTCTTGTTGAAGTCGTTGAAGCATGTGATGTTAAACCATCAGATCTAAACG GTTTAGCTGATCCTTACGTGAAAGGGCAGCTTGGCGCTTACAGATTCAAAACCAAGATACTATGGAAAACCTTGGCTCCCAAATGGCAAGAAGAGTTCAAGATACCAATCTGCACATGGGACTCCGCAAATATTCTTAACATTGAAGTTCAAGACAAAGACCGATTTAGCGATGACAGTCTTGGCGACTGTTCAGTGAACATTGCAGAGTTTCGAGGCGGCCAAAGAAATGATATGTGGTTGCCTCTTCAGAACATTAAAATGGGGAGATTGCACCTTGCTATAACCGTACTTGAGGACGAGGCAAAG TTGAACGATGATCCGTTTGAAGGAGTGACAATATGTAAGGAAGACATGTGGGCTTCTTTTGCTTCCGACGTTACAAATAAAGGTTCCTTCTCATCAGTGGTATCTGACAAGTCTCCAAGGGTTCCTGATAATATGGAACCAATAAACATCGAAGGACAAGAAGAGACTGGGATTTGGGTACATCAACCAGGAACTGAAGTCTCACAGATTTGGGAACCAAGAAAAGGCAAGAGTCGATGCCTTGATAACAAAATACAGTGCGCTGGCAGTGTCCGTTCCACTGCATCTACGTCGCCCAACAATGAAAGCAGCAGCACTGATAAAAATCAGGAAGGGAAGAGCGAGATGAAGTCTGTTGGTTGGGGGCTGAAGAAAATCGGTTTAGTGTTCCATAAGAAtggaaaaaaggaagaatGTCATCATACAGGGAGCATTGAAGAGGATATCAGGTCTCCTCGGATTAATTTGAAGGCGTTAAATCAAAAGGATGTTGGAGTTAAGTTCATCGTTGAAGACAGGCTATCGGGGCCTCTCACAGGAAGAAGTCCAAAAGGTGAGAGCTTTGATTCTGAAGACAGTCAGCACAAGAGACACATGAAGGATGTTGCAAAAAGCATTCTAAAACATGCTGAAAAGTCTGCAAGACACCTTAAGCATGCTTTTTCGCATAAAGGATCAAGGAAATCAAGAGATGACGAGTGTTCAACTGTGTCAGAGCAAGACTCTGAATGTCTAAGTGAAACTTCTGATGACAAATCTGCATTTAGCAATGTGCAGGACCTGGGGACACTAAGAAGAGCAAAACTTGAAGGAAAGACTGTCAAGGCAGGTGAAGATGATAATGTAAATACATCCGCGAACTCCAAAGACGATTCgaaaaacaaggaaacaaagaaaaatttagcAAACTTGGAAACTACATATAGTGATGCCAGGAACTCTTTTGCTGGAGCCGAGAAAGTCACCACCCCCAAGAATCGAAAAGGAATCATAGGTAAATAA